One segment of Etheostoma cragini isolate CJK2018 chromosome 23, CSU_Ecrag_1.0, whole genome shotgun sequence DNA contains the following:
- the gnsa gene encoding N-acetylglucosamine-6-sulfatase, with translation MGLNRSFAPVLLNCLLICVTLWSNLSSCVLAKSSRRPNIVLILTDDLDIAIGGLSPLTKTKKLIGEAGISFTNAFVASPLCCPSRASILTGKYPHNHHVINNTLEGNCSSKDWQKSEEAHTFPALLKMYTGYQTFFAGKYLNQYGHSEAGGVEHVPPGWNYWVGLEKNSKYYNYTLSVNGKPEKHGADYSQDYLTDVLANRSLAFLQYKSNYQPFFMMVSIPAPHSPWTAAPQYQNSFNNTKAPRDPNFNVHGKDKHWLIRQAKTPMSNASVQFLDDAFRKRWRTLLSVDDLVEKIVKRLEISVELDNTYIFFTSDNGYHTGQFSLPLDKRQLYEFDIRVPLMVRGPNIKPNQTSQMLVSNVDLGPTILDIAGYNVNKTQMDGMSFLPVLEGKMNSSSWRTDILVEYEGEGSNVTDPACPLLGPGVSECFPDCVCEDSYNNTYACVRTVAPSANLQYCEFDDNEVFVEVYNITADPYQLTNIAKTIDQEVLEKMNHRLMMLQSCSGQSCRTPGVYDTRYKFDPRQMFPRHSWRLSRLRQ, from the exons ATGGGTTTAAATCGCTCGTTTGCGCCGGTCTTATTGAATTGTCTGCTAATCTGCGTCACTCTGTGGAGCAACCTGAGCAGCTGTGTGCTCGCTAAATCATCCCGGAGACCCAACATTGTTCTGATCCTCACCGACGACTTGGACATCGCAATCGGGGGTCTG AGTCCACTCACCAAGACCAAAAAACTAATTGGTGAGGCAGGGATATCATTCACAAACGCA TTTGTCGCCAGCCCGCTGTGTTGCCCCAGTCGAGCCAGCATCCTGACGGGGAAATACCCCCACAACCACCACGTCATCAACAACACCTTGGAGGGAAACTGCAGCAGCAAAGACTGGCAGAAGAGCGAGGAAGCACACACCTTCCCCGCACTGCTCAAGATGTACACCGGCTACCAGACCTTCTTCGCTGGGAAATACCTTAACCAG tacGGGCACTCAGAGGCTGGTGGAGTGGAGCATGTTCCTCCAGGCTGGAACTACTGGGTCGGACTG GAGAAGAACTCTAAATACTACAACTACACTCTGTCAGTGAACGGAAAGCCTGAGAAACACGGAGCAGACTACAGCCAAGACTACCTGACAGACGTCCTG gccaACAGGTCTCTGGCCTTCCTCCAGTATAAATCCAACTACCAGCCGTTCTTCATGATGGTGTCCATTCCGGCCCCCCACTCCCCTTGGACAGCGGCCCCTCAGTACCAGAACAGCTTCAACAACACCAAGGCTCCCAGAGACCCCAACTTCAACGTCCACGGCAAG gACAAACACTGGTTGATCAGACAGGCTAAAACCCCCATGTCCAACGCTTCTGTTCAGTTTCTGGATGATGCTTTCAGGAAACG GTGGCGGACGTTGCTGTCAGTGGACGACCTGGTGGAGAAAATAGTGAAGAGGTTGGAGATCAGCGTTGAACTGGACAATACGTACATCTTCTTTACCTCTGACAACGGCTaccacacag gtCAGTTTTCTCTTCCTCTGGATAAGAGGCAGCTCTACGAGTTTGACATCAGAGTTCCTCTCATGGTCAGAGGACCAAACATCAAGCCCAACCAGACCAGCCAG ATGCTGGTGTCCAACGTCGACCTCGGTCCGACCATCCTGGACATCGCCGGCTACAACGTCAACAAGACGCAGATGGACGGCATGTCCTTCTTGCCTGTTCTG GAGGGGAAGAtgaacagcagcagctggagaaCTGACATCCTGGTGGAGTATGAGGGAGAGGGAAGCAACGTGACGGACCCAGCCTGCCCTCTGCTGGGACCAGGAGTGTCG GAGTGCTTcccagattgtgtgtgtgaggactcGTACAACAACACCTACGCGTGTGTGCGCACAGTCGCCCCCTCTGCCAACCTGCAGTACTGCGAGTTCGATGATAATGAG GTGTTTGTAGAAGTCTACAACATTACAGCAGACCCCTACCAGCTGACCAACATCGCAAAGACCATCGACCAGGAGGTCCTGGAGAAGATGAACCACCGGCTGATGATGCTGCAGTCCTGCTCCGGGCAGTCGTGTCGGACACCCGGCGTGTACGATACAAG GTATAAATTTGACCCTCGACAGATGTTTCCTCGCCACAGCTGGCGGCTCAGCCGACTCAGACAGTAG